Proteins encoded by one window of Aphidius gifuensis isolate YNYX2018 linkage group LG2, ASM1490517v1, whole genome shotgun sequence:
- the LOC122848401 gene encoding agrin-like isoform X2: MRKKTSCGKGISVDKEKTACLRSAGSKCEHRCSSDQDAVCGTDGRTYLNKCMLRVEMCRVGIELSHLGQCNNISAHRENCPVSCELAPLDGPVCGSDGNVYKNTCLMKLLTCRQGVVRTNKKHCQTTRHCRETCWRGAKPACGSDGILYANTCKMRAKNCGKHVFEVPMSFCVTRERTSGSVASSCPLDCKNETEIQVCGSDGSIYRNECEMHMLNCGQSRRKITVVDFDKCQTRMTKCMKQKKKCSNEVDAVCGSDANTYTNQCHLNIAICMKGIQLAHVGECTTLKETEDCPDDCNDVSEKPVCGSDGNVYRSLCHLRRDTCGQRVVRVPAQHCPTTALCNQICSDERQFVCGSDNKLYRNECEMKRDNCGKHVYVVPMKRCLQSFQFRGCLKICPPYYDPVCGTDDKTYSNECFLEIENCRSRNLVTKNYHGICGQPTEEPKNYLY; the protein is encoded by the exons ggATTTCtgttgataaagaaaaaacagcTTGTTTAAGATCAGCAGGTAGCAAATGTGAGCATCGTTGTTCATCTGATCAGGATGCAGTATGTGGTACTGATGGACGTACTTATCTCAACAAGTGTATGTTAAGGGTTGAGATGTGTAGAGTTGGTATTGAATTGTCTCATCTTGGACAGTGTAATAATATATCAGCACACAGAGAAAATTGTCCAGTATCTTGTGAATTGGCACCACTTGATGGACCGGTTTGCGGAAGTGATGGAAATGTTTACAAAAATACATGTCTTATGAAACTTTTAACATGCAg acAAGGAGTGGTAagaacaaacaaaaaacattgtcAAACAACGAGACACTGCCGAGAGACCTGTTGGCGGGGAGCCAAACCGGCATGCGGTAGTGATGGAATTCTTTATGCGAATACATGCAAAATGCGGGCAAAGAACTGCGG taAACATGTATTTGAAGTACCAATGTCATTCTGTGTGACCCGAGAAAGAACATCTGGTAGTGTTGCTTCTTCTTGTCCTCTTGATTGTAAAAATGAAACAGAAATACAAGTTTGTGGATCTGATGGAAGTATATACAGAAATGAATGTGAAATGCATATGTTAAATTGCgg ACaatcaagaagaaaaataacagTTGTTGATTTTGATAAATGCCAAACAAGAATGACAAAATGtatgaagcaaaaaaaaaaatgtagtaaTGAAGTTGATGCTGTTTGTGGTAGTGATGcaaatacatatacaaatcAGTGTCATCTCAACATTGCCATATGCAT GAAAGGAATTCAACTAGCACATGTTGGTGAATGCACGACCTTGAAAGAAACTGAGGATTGTCCAGATGATTGTAACGATGTATCTGAAAAACCAGTTTGTGGTAGCGATGGAAATGTTTATAG ATCTTTGTGTCATCTGCGACGAGATACTTGCGGTCAGAGGGTAGTTCGAGTACCAGCACAGCATTGTCCCACCACTGCACTTTGCAATCAGATATGCAGTGATGAACGGCAGTTTGTCTGCGGTTCTGACAACAAACTTTATCGCAACGAGTGTGAGATGAAAAGGGACAATTGCGG aaAACATGTATATGTTGTTCCCATGAAAAGATGTCTTCAAAGCTTTCAATTTCGTGgatgtttaaaaatatgtcCACCATATTATGATCCAGTTTGTGGTACTGATGATAAAACATATAGCAATGAATGTTTTttggaaattgaaaattgtcgTAGTCGAAATCTTGTgactaaaaattatcatggtATTTGTGGTCAACCAACTGAAGAACCCAAGAACTATTTGTACtag